Below is a genomic region from Halobacterium sp. CBA1132.
AGGGGGCGTCCGACCGACCGGCGACCGACGGCGGTGCGACCGCCGCCCAGTCACCAAAATTTGCGGCCGACGGCGCCACTCCCACCGGTTTCGCGGCGCGCGGCGGCGTGCGAAGCGCGCTCCGGGGGACCGTCGAAGTGGCCGCCCGCGAGTACCGCATCGCCGTCCGTCGACGCTGGGCGGTCGGCGCCGCGGCCGTGTTCGCGCTGTTCTCGGTTGCGCTCGTCGCGCTCGGCGGTTCGGCAGTCGGCCCGGCGCGAGTCGGCGCGGTGCTCGCGAGTTTCGCGCAGGTCGGCGTCTACGTCGTCCCGCTGGTCGCGCTCGCGGCCGGCTACGACGCCATCGTCGGCGCCGACGAGTCGGGCACTCTCGAGATACTGCTCGCGCTCCCGCTGTCGACGCCGTCGGTGGTCGTCGGGAAGTACGCGGGCCGCGCGGCCGCCGTCGGCGGCGGGATGTTGCTCGGGCTCGCGGTCGGCGGCGCGCTCCTCGTCCGGTACGCTGGAATCGGCGTGCTCGGCGCATACGCGTGGGTTGCGCTGACCGCCGTCGCGGCGGCGCTGGCGTTCCTCGGCGTCGGCGTGCTC
It encodes:
- a CDS encoding ABC transporter permease translates to MTADDEDPEGASDRPATDGGATAAQSPKFAADGATPTGFAARGGVRSALRGTVEVAAREYRIAVRRRWAVGAAAVFALFSVALVALGGSAVGPARVGAVLASFAQVGVYVVPLVALAAGYDAIVGADESGTLEILLALPLSTPSVVVGKYAGRAAAVGGGMLLGLAVGGALLVRYAGIGVLGAYAWVALTAVAAALAFLGVGVLASALASEKTRALGAALAAWVWFVLVHDLVALGAVAAFDLPQWVVSVAVLANPADLFRVLVLRTVSTTAGGIAGVLTGTGLSRGVLLAALAAWVVLPVAGAVRALARRSV